GGATAAAATAACCAGTAACTACTAATAGAAATATAAATAAATCCAAATAACCATCCATATAAAAAGGTGTTTTTTATATTAGACTTTTTTATTATTACAAAAATAGGAATAAATGAAAAATAACTTAAAAAAAACAAATCAGGAAAATAAAAAGGCAGTGTTATTAAAATAGCAGAAAGAGATAAAATAAATAATATCAATTTTCATCCTCCTAAAGATACTTTTTTAAACCTTTGATATCTTTAACTATTAATTTTGAATTTGTTAATTCAACTAAATTATTTTTGCGAAATTCACTTAAAGTTCTACTTACGGTTTCTCTTGAAGTTCCAATAAAATTTGCTAAATCTTTTTGACTTACATCTAATACAAATTCATCCTGTTTATTTCCAAAATCCTTTATCATATCCATAATCAATCTCGCTATTCTTCCTTTTGTATTTCTTAAACCTAAATTTTCTATTCTATGTTGAGCTTTGGCCAATTTTTGTGCCATTACTTTCAACATTCCCCAGCCAATTTGAGGATTTTTATTAAAATATTCTTTAAAATCATCTTTATATAAAAAATCAACTTTAATATCTTCTAAAGTTCTGGCTGTAGCAGGATAATCATTAATTCCAAATAAAACTACTTCTCCAAAAACGTCTCCAGGCTGTAATATTTCTAATATTTGAATACTACCATCCATTTTAGTTTTCATAACTTTTACTTTTCCCTCTTTTAAAAAATAAACTCTATTTCCTTTTTCACCTTCCTGAAAAAGTGTATATCCTGCTGGATATGTTTTAGTTTTAATAAATTTGTTTATTTCAGTTAATTGTGTATCATTTAATTCAGAAAATAAAATAAATTTTTTTAAATATTCAAAGTCCTTGTCACTCATTAATAACACCTCTCAATCATTTAAAGTTTTTCAATACTTATTATATCAATAAATAGTAGTAATAGTCCAATGAAAAACAGACCACATAACTGTGGCCTGTTTATTTAATCATATATATTTTT
The Halanaerobiales bacterium genome window above contains:
- a CDS encoding copper homeostasis protein CutE — encoded protein: MILFILSLSAILITLPFYFPDLFFLSYFSFIPIFVIIKKSNIKNTFLYGWLFGFIYISISSYWLFYP
- a CDS encoding Crp/Fnr family transcriptional regulator, with product MSDKDFEYLKKFILFSELNDTQLTEINKFIKTKTYPAGYTLFQEGEKGNRVYFLKEGKVKVMKTKMDGSIQILEILQPGDVFGEVVLFGINDYPATARTLEDIKVDFLYKDDFKEYFNKNPQIGWGMLKVMAQKLAKAQHRIENLGLRNTKGRIARLIMDMIKDFGNKQDEFVLDVSQKDLANFIGTSRETVSRTLSEFRKNNLVELTNSKLIVKDIKGLKKYL